One window from the genome of Amycolatopsis sp. NBC_01480 encodes:
- the ccrA gene encoding crotonyl-CoA carboxylase/reductase, with protein MTQLDEIKQAILTGDTAAVASLPVPESYRGVTVHEDEVAMFDGLESKDKDPRKSLHVDDVPTPELGPGEALVAVMASAINYNTVWTSIFEPIPTFKFLKKYGKLSPLAKRHDLPYHVVGSDLSGVVLRTGVGVHTWKPGDEVVAHCLNVELESPDGHNDTMLDTEQRIWGFETNFGGLAEIALVKANQLMPKPAHLTWEEAASPGLVNSTAYRQLVSRNGADMKQGDVVLIWGASGGLGSYATQYALNGGAIPVCVVSSPEKAEICRKLGAELIIDRNAEDYRFWKDEHEQDPREWQRFGAKIRELTGGEDPDIVFEHPGRETFGASVYAARKGGTIVTCASTSGYMHQYDNRYLWMNLKRIVGSHFANYRESWEANRLISKGLIHPTLSKAYSLEETGQAALDVHRNAHQGKVGVLALAPEEGLGVRDEELRAKHLDAINAFRGA; from the coding sequence ATGACGCAGCTCGACGAGATCAAGCAGGCCATCCTGACCGGCGACACCGCCGCCGTCGCCTCGCTTCCCGTGCCCGAGAGCTACCGCGGGGTGACGGTGCACGAGGACGAGGTGGCCATGTTCGACGGCCTCGAAAGCAAGGACAAGGACCCGCGCAAGTCGCTGCACGTCGACGACGTGCCGACCCCCGAGCTGGGCCCGGGCGAGGCGCTGGTCGCCGTGATGGCCAGCGCCATCAACTACAACACCGTGTGGACGTCGATCTTCGAGCCGATCCCCACGTTCAAGTTCCTGAAGAAGTACGGCAAGCTCTCGCCGCTGGCCAAGCGGCACGACCTGCCGTACCACGTGGTCGGCTCCGACCTGTCCGGCGTGGTGCTGCGCACCGGGGTCGGCGTGCACACCTGGAAGCCGGGCGACGAGGTCGTCGCGCACTGCCTGAACGTCGAGCTGGAGAGCCCGGACGGGCACAACGACACGATGCTCGACACCGAGCAGCGGATCTGGGGCTTCGAGACCAACTTCGGCGGGCTGGCCGAGATCGCGCTGGTCAAGGCGAACCAGCTGATGCCGAAGCCGGCCCACCTGACCTGGGAGGAGGCCGCCTCCCCCGGGCTGGTCAACTCCACCGCGTACCGGCAGCTGGTCTCGCGCAACGGCGCGGACATGAAGCAGGGCGACGTCGTGCTGATCTGGGGCGCCTCGGGCGGCCTCGGCTCGTACGCCACGCAGTACGCGCTGAACGGCGGCGCGATCCCGGTGTGCGTCGTGTCCAGCCCGGAGAAGGCCGAGATCTGCCGGAAGCTCGGCGCCGAGCTGATCATCGACCGCAACGCCGAGGACTACCGGTTCTGGAAGGACGAGCACGAGCAGGACCCGCGGGAGTGGCAGCGGTTCGGCGCGAAGATCCGCGAGCTGACCGGCGGCGAGGACCCGGACATCGTCTTCGAGCACCCGGGCCGCGAGACCTTCGGCGCGTCGGTCTACGCGGCGCGCAAGGGCGGCACGATCGTGACCTGCGCGTCGACATCGGGATACATGCACCAGTACGACAACCGGTACCTGTGGATGAACCTGAAGCGGATCGTCGGCTCACACTTCGCGAACTACCGCGAGTCGTGGGAGGCCAACCGGCTGATCTCGAAGGGGCTCATCCACCCGACGCTGTCCAAGGCCTATTCCCTCGAGGAGACCGGCCAGGCCGCGCTCGACGTGCACCGCAACGCGCACCAGGGCAAGGTCGGCGTGCTCGCGCTGGCGCCGGAGGAAGGGCTCGGCGTGCGCGACGAGGAACTGCGCGCCAAGCACCTCGACGCGATCAACGCGTTCCGTGGGGCCTGA
- a CDS encoding SPW repeat protein — MSEVSTRAWTRPHDWAEVVIGVVAALSPLWLSTSNAAMWTMVILGALVAIDGLVSLGAPGAVYGEGIQIVLGVLLFIAPWVIGYTELNGASWTSWVAGALTIIAGAAAMPVAQAAHRTAGQH, encoded by the coding sequence ATGAGTGAAGTCTCGACGCGCGCCTGGACCCGGCCCCATGACTGGGCCGAGGTCGTCATCGGTGTTGTCGCCGCTCTTTCACCCCTTTGGCTGAGCACGAGCAACGCGGCGATGTGGACGATGGTGATCCTCGGCGCGCTGGTCGCCATCGACGGCCTGGTGTCGCTGGGCGCGCCCGGCGCGGTCTACGGCGAAGGGATCCAGATCGTCCTCGGCGTGTTGCTGTTCATCGCGCCCTGGGTGATCGGGTACACCGAGCTGAACGGGGCGTCGTGGACGTCCTGGGTGGCCGGCGCGCTGACGATCATCGCCGGCGCGGCCGCGATGCCGGTGGCGCAGGCCGCCCACCGGACGGCCGGGCAGCACTGA
- a CDS encoding TetR/AcrR family transcriptional regulator, protein MTEDSAKERILSAAEELFAESGFEATPTSRIAERAGVPKGLVHYYFRRKADLLAALVDRLPDEQIEPATVVVPGDLAGSLRRLVVELDRRFTGSLGLSHLLWREADTHHVVREALADRFQQLVRLVHSVIVGAAGGRLAVADVDNASGLLARAVSHRHATARHSRDDRPAEFDGELTFLANALSSKVRKAAPAD, encoded by the coding sequence ATGACCGAGGACTCGGCGAAAGAGCGGATCCTGAGCGCCGCTGAGGAGCTGTTCGCCGAGTCCGGCTTCGAGGCCACCCCGACGTCCCGCATCGCGGAGCGCGCCGGGGTGCCGAAGGGCCTGGTGCACTACTACTTCCGGCGCAAGGCCGACCTGCTGGCCGCACTCGTGGACCGGCTGCCGGACGAGCAGATCGAGCCCGCCACGGTGGTCGTCCCCGGCGATCTGGCGGGCAGCCTGCGCCGGCTGGTGGTCGAGCTGGACCGGCGGTTCACCGGCTCGCTCGGGCTCTCGCACCTGCTCTGGCGCGAGGCCGACACCCACCACGTGGTCCGCGAGGCGCTCGCGGACCGGTTCCAGCAGCTGGTGCGGCTGGTCCACTCGGTGATCGTGGGCGCCGCGGGCGGACGGCTGGCGGTCGCCGACGTCGACAACGCCTCAGGCCTGCTGGCCCGCGCGGTCAGCCACCGCCACGCCACGGCCCGCCATTCCCGCGACGACCGCCCGGCCGAATTCGACGGCGAGCTGACGTTCCTCGCGAACGCCCTCTCGTCGAAGGTCCGCAAGGCCGCCCCGGCCGACTGA
- the mce gene encoding methylmalonyl-CoA epimerase — protein MNAESAQAVLKPFVTAIDHVGIAVPDLDAAIAFQTEHFGLEVAHEEVNEEQGVREAMLRAPGAAGTETMIQLLAPLRDDSTIAKFLGRSGPGLQQLAFRVSDVDAAAEALRAKGLRLLFDEAKRGTSDSRVNFVHPKDAGGVLVELVEPAAAAH, from the coding sequence ATGAACGCAGAGTCCGCCCAAGCCGTGCTCAAGCCCTTCGTGACGGCCATCGACCACGTCGGCATCGCGGTGCCCGACCTCGACGCCGCGATCGCCTTCCAGACGGAGCACTTCGGCCTGGAAGTCGCGCACGAGGAGGTGAACGAGGAGCAGGGCGTCCGCGAGGCGATGCTGCGGGCCCCGGGCGCCGCGGGCACCGAGACGATGATCCAGCTGCTCGCGCCCCTGCGCGACGATTCGACGATCGCGAAGTTCCTCGGCCGCAGCGGGCCCGGGCTTCAGCAGCTCGCGTTCCGGGTGTCCGATGTGGACGCTGCCGCCGAGGCGTTGCGCGCGAAGGGGCTGCGCCTGCTCTTCGACGAGGCCAAGCGCGGCACCTCGGACAGCCGCGTGAACTTCGTGCACCCCAAGGACGCCGGCGGCGTGCTGGTCGAACTGGTCGAGCCGGCGGCCGCCGCGCACTGA
- a CDS encoding acetyl-CoA C-acetyltransferase encodes MSGSVIVGAARTPIGRLLGSLKDFSGAQLGGFAIKAALERAGVSPKDVEYTIMGQVLTAGAGQIPARQAAVAAGIPMDVPALTINKVCLSGLDAIALADQLIRAGEFDLIVAGGQESMTQAPHLLPKSRAGFKYGDVTMLDHMAYDGLFCAFDQVAMGASTEKHNVRYGITREQQDEFSARSHQRAAAAIEAGFFREEIAPVSIPQRKGDPVLFSADEGVRADTTVESLARLRPAFASDGTITAGTSSQISDGAAAVVVCSPEKAAELGLTPLAEIGAHGVVAGPDASLHEQPSNAIRKALAKAKLDVGDLDLVEINEAFAAVGVVSSEKLGLDPAKVNVNGGAIALGHPIGASGARLAVHLVHELRRRGGGLGAAALCGGGGQGDALLLRVPSA; translated from the coding sequence GTGTCCGGTTCCGTGATCGTGGGCGCTGCCCGTACTCCGATCGGGCGGCTGCTCGGCTCGCTGAAGGACTTCTCGGGCGCGCAGCTCGGCGGGTTCGCGATCAAGGCGGCGCTGGAGCGCGCCGGCGTCTCCCCGAAGGACGTCGAGTACACGATCATGGGCCAGGTCCTCACCGCAGGCGCGGGCCAGATCCCGGCGCGGCAGGCGGCCGTGGCCGCGGGCATCCCGATGGACGTGCCCGCGCTGACCATCAACAAGGTCTGCCTCTCCGGCCTGGACGCGATCGCGCTGGCCGACCAGCTGATCCGGGCCGGCGAGTTCGACCTGATCGTGGCCGGCGGGCAGGAGTCGATGACGCAGGCGCCGCACCTGCTGCCGAAATCCCGCGCGGGCTTCAAATACGGCGACGTGACGATGCTCGACCACATGGCGTACGACGGCCTGTTCTGCGCCTTCGACCAGGTCGCCATGGGCGCCTCGACGGAGAAGCACAACGTCCGCTACGGCATCACCCGCGAGCAGCAGGACGAGTTCTCCGCGCGTTCGCACCAGCGCGCCGCGGCGGCCATCGAGGCCGGGTTCTTCCGTGAGGAGATCGCGCCGGTCTCGATCCCGCAGCGCAAGGGCGACCCGGTGCTGTTCAGCGCCGACGAGGGCGTCCGCGCCGACACCACCGTCGAGAGCCTGGCCCGGCTGCGCCCGGCGTTCGCCTCCGACGGCACGATCACGGCCGGCACCTCGTCGCAGATCTCCGACGGCGCGGCCGCGGTCGTGGTCTGCAGCCCGGAGAAGGCCGCGGAGCTGGGCCTCACGCCGCTGGCCGAGATCGGCGCGCACGGCGTGGTCGCCGGCCCGGACGCGTCACTGCACGAGCAGCCGTCGAACGCCATCCGCAAGGCACTGGCCAAGGCGAAGCTGGACGTGGGCGACCTAGACCTGGTCGAGATCAACGAGGCGTTCGCCGCCGTCGGCGTGGTCTCGTCCGAGAAGCTGGGCCTGGACCCGGCGAAGGTGAACGTGAACGGCGGCGCCATCGCGCTGGGCCACCCGATCGGCGCGTCCGGCGCGCGCCTGGCCGTGCACCTGGTGCACGAGCTGCGCCGCCGCGGTGGCGGGCTCGGCGCGGCCGCGCTGTGCGGTGGCGGCGGCCAGGGCGACGCGCTGCTGCTGCGCGTCCCTTCCGCGTAA
- the meaB gene encoding methylmalonyl Co-A mutase-associated GTPase MeaB — MAAPDLDELVGRAREGQARAVARLISLVEDGSPRVADIARLLTPHTGTARVIGLTGPPGVGKSTSTSALLTALRSAGKRVGVLAIDPSSPFSGGALLGDRIRMTEHATDPGIFIRSMATRGHLGGLSWATPQAVRVLDAAGFDVVLIETVGVGQSEVDVVKLADTTVVLLAPGMGDGIQAAKAGVLEIADVFVVNKADRDGAEATVHDLKQMISLARRELRGPSWRQPIVRTIASKGEGAAEVVAALDAHHAWLTAHGELARRRSARARDEVEAIALRRLRAELADLRDGDRLADLADLVVARELDPFAAAEALITDLRGY, encoded by the coding sequence TTGGCTGCACCCGATCTCGACGAACTGGTCGGCCGCGCGCGCGAAGGACAGGCGCGCGCGGTCGCCCGGTTGATCTCGCTGGTCGAGGACGGCTCGCCGCGGGTCGCGGACATCGCCCGCCTGCTGACGCCACACACCGGCACCGCGCGGGTGATCGGCCTGACCGGCCCGCCCGGTGTCGGCAAGTCGACATCGACGTCCGCGCTGCTCACGGCGCTGCGTTCGGCCGGTAAACGGGTCGGGGTGCTGGCGATCGACCCGTCCTCGCCGTTTTCCGGCGGCGCCCTGCTGGGCGACCGGATCCGGATGACCGAGCACGCGACCGACCCCGGGATCTTCATCCGCTCGATGGCCACCCGCGGCCACCTCGGCGGCCTGTCCTGGGCGACGCCGCAAGCCGTGCGGGTGCTCGACGCGGCGGGCTTCGACGTGGTGCTGATCGAGACCGTCGGTGTTGGACAGTCCGAAGTGGACGTTGTGAAGCTGGCCGACACCACCGTGGTCCTGCTCGCGCCCGGCATGGGCGACGGGATCCAGGCGGCGAAGGCGGGGGTGCTGGAGATCGCGGACGTGTTCGTGGTCAACAAGGCCGACCGCGACGGCGCCGAGGCGACCGTGCACGACCTGAAGCAGATGATTTCCCTGGCCCGCCGCGAACTGCGCGGCCCGAGCTGGCGCCAGCCGATCGTGCGGACCATCGCGTCGAAGGGCGAGGGCGCCGCCGAGGTCGTCGCGGCGCTGGACGCGCACCACGCTTGGCTGACGGCCCACGGCGAACTCGCCCGCCGCCGCTCGGCCCGGGCCCGCGACGAGGTGGAGGCCATCGCCCTGCGCCGCCTGCGCGCCGAACTGGCCGACCTCCGCGACGGCGACCGCCTCGCCGACCTCGCCGACCTCGTGGTCGCCCGCGAACTGGACCCCTTCGCAGCGGCGGAGGCCCTGATCACCGACTTGCGGGGTTATTGA
- a CDS encoding trypsin-like serine peptidase has product MSIIRLRPVQFAAALSLLPVFLVGAVTPAFADSAEVATSDLAVTPAQQQAVLDYWTPERIKALTQPSSGNPPKAAADGAPWTGPAATFGRLFFTDHGEDSSCTATVVRSANRSTVVTAGHCVENTDLLGENHAWNANSLFIPGYHDGQAPYGKFVGRLGVADSTWLANDQQHAAKFDAYDQAFVALNPNEAGRRVEDAVGASQNIAFTAPGDADVYQFGYPRAASDPAREGLPEYIGERLAFCHGPAKHYPGTADNPDSPDEWGTACVMGGGSSGGPRLRDFDPGTGLGTVVGDNTHAGFFDAAGKVCPSGATENCTRNLVGPQFSTAITKPLYERAQSAQ; this is encoded by the coding sequence ATGTCGATCATCCGCCTCCGCCCTGTGCAGTTCGCCGCCGCGCTCTCCCTGCTCCCGGTGTTCCTAGTGGGAGCCGTGACCCCTGCCTTCGCCGACTCCGCCGAAGTCGCCACCAGCGACCTCGCCGTGACGCCCGCCCAGCAGCAGGCCGTACTCGATTACTGGACCCCCGAGCGGATCAAGGCACTCACGCAGCCGTCTTCGGGCAACCCGCCGAAAGCCGCCGCCGACGGCGCGCCCTGGACCGGCCCGGCCGCCACCTTCGGCCGGCTCTTCTTCACCGACCACGGCGAGGACTCCAGCTGCACCGCGACGGTGGTCCGCAGCGCCAACCGCAGCACGGTCGTCACGGCCGGGCACTGCGTCGAGAACACCGACCTGCTGGGCGAAAACCACGCCTGGAACGCCAATTCCCTGTTCATCCCCGGCTACCACGACGGGCAGGCGCCGTACGGGAAGTTCGTCGGACGCCTCGGCGTCGCCGACTCGACCTGGCTCGCGAACGACCAGCAGCACGCGGCGAAGTTCGACGCCTACGACCAGGCCTTCGTGGCGCTCAACCCCAATGAAGCGGGCCGACGCGTCGAAGACGCCGTGGGCGCGTCACAGAACATCGCCTTCACCGCTCCGGGCGACGCCGACGTCTACCAGTTCGGCTACCCGCGCGCCGCATCCGACCCGGCGCGCGAAGGCCTGCCCGAGTACATCGGCGAGCGCCTGGCGTTCTGCCACGGCCCGGCGAAGCACTACCCGGGCACCGCGGACAACCCCGATTCGCCCGACGAGTGGGGCACGGCCTGCGTCATGGGCGGCGGATCAAGCGGCGGCCCCCGTCTGCGGGACTTCGATCCTGGTACGGGGCTGGGCACCGTTGTCGGGGACAACACGCATGCCGGCTTCTTTGACGCCGCAGGGAAAGTCTGCCCGTCGGGTGCCACGGAGAACTGCACGCGGAACTTGGTGGGGCCGCAGTTCAGCACGGCGATCACCAAGCCGTTGTACGAACGGGCCCAGTCGGCTCAGTGA
- a CDS encoding peptidylprolyl isomerase → MKRLLVTALAVGALFAAVTPAATAATVTAPPKVTHGPCQYTETPDDPAVRPVSLPPDPRHTPDHGKVDVLVSTSQGSLPLRLDRAQAPCTVQSFVHLATQRFYDFTTCHRLTAYPTLKVLQCGDPSATGEGGPGYKFGDELPTTLPPAPNDPTGKRRIYSRGLLAMANAGPDTNGSQFFVVYGDSTLLPNYTVFGTVGAAGLRTLDKVAAGGIKPDADTPPGTTPVDGTPVLTTELRHVLPLCIFCG, encoded by the coding sequence ATGAAGAGACTCCTGGTCACCGCGCTGGCGGTCGGTGCGCTGTTCGCCGCGGTCACGCCCGCGGCCACCGCGGCCACCGTCACGGCGCCGCCGAAGGTCACGCACGGCCCGTGCCAGTACACCGAGACGCCGGACGACCCCGCGGTCCGGCCGGTCTCGCTGCCGCCGGACCCGCGGCACACCCCGGACCACGGCAAGGTCGACGTGCTGGTCTCCACCAGCCAGGGCTCGCTGCCGCTGCGGCTGGACCGCGCGCAGGCCCCGTGCACCGTGCAGAGCTTCGTGCACCTGGCGACCCAGCGGTTCTACGACTTCACCACCTGCCACCGGCTCACCGCGTACCCGACGCTGAAGGTGCTGCAGTGCGGCGACCCGTCGGCCACCGGCGAGGGCGGCCCCGGCTACAAGTTCGGCGACGAGCTGCCCACGACGCTGCCGCCCGCGCCCAACGACCCGACGGGTAAGCGCCGGATCTACTCCCGCGGCCTGCTGGCCATGGCGAACGCCGGCCCGGACACCAACGGCTCGCAGTTCTTCGTCGTCTACGGCGATTCCACGCTGCTGCCCAACTACACCGTCTTCGGCACGGTCGGCGCGGCCGGCCTGCGCACGCTGGACAAGGTCGCCGCGGGCGGCATCAAGCCGGACGCGGACACCCCGCCGGGCACCACCCCCGTCGACGGCACGCCGGTGCTCACCACCGAACTGCGCCACGTCCTCCCGCTCTGCATCTTCTGCGGCTGA
- the pdxR gene encoding MocR-like pyridoxine biosynthesis transcription factor PdxR: MAETWSSSGIDVHLGWRPETGRTGLADAIRAAIRSGRWQPGAAVPSTRALAADLGVARGTVTRVYADLAAEGYLHTLQGAPTRVATAGALPQSAPRPVPHEPAPRWDLRPGRPDLTMFPRADWQAATRKALQHAAAADFGYTNLLGAPELRAALAGYISRSRGVLADPERTVVCCGFSHAVALLSRVLRERGVTETAFENPSLNIYRDIAAANGQRIRPVDVDAQGLRVSELDSPAVVVTAAHQYPLGVALAPERRASLTRWAAKTGAIVIEDDYDGEFRYDRQQVGALQALAPEHVVYAGTASKTLAPALRLAWLVLPRALVEPVRAAMFDSGARPPLIDQLALAELITSGAYDRHVRRTRTEYRARRDRLLAALPGTVRPQGIAAGLHLLLMLDRPSSPSEAEVLAACRRRSIGVEGLTQWWHGERGPGGLIAGYGAPAGHAFAGATQALVEALWEVTS, translated from the coding sequence ATGGCGGAAACGTGGTCCAGTTCGGGCATCGACGTGCACCTCGGCTGGCGGCCGGAAACCGGCCGGACGGGGCTCGCGGACGCAATCCGCGCGGCCATCCGGTCCGGGCGCTGGCAGCCGGGCGCGGCGGTCCCGTCGACGCGTGCGCTGGCGGCCGACCTCGGCGTCGCGAGGGGGACCGTCACGCGCGTGTACGCCGACCTCGCCGCGGAGGGCTACCTGCACACCCTTCAAGGCGCGCCCACCCGCGTCGCGACGGCGGGGGCGCTGCCGCAGTCCGCGCCCCGGCCCGTCCCGCACGAGCCGGCGCCGCGCTGGGACCTGCGTCCGGGACGGCCGGACCTGACCATGTTCCCCCGCGCGGACTGGCAGGCCGCCACCCGCAAAGCCTTGCAGCACGCGGCCGCGGCCGACTTCGGCTACACGAATCTGCTGGGCGCGCCCGAGCTGCGGGCCGCCCTGGCGGGCTACATCTCGCGCAGCCGTGGCGTGCTCGCGGACCCGGAGCGAACCGTGGTGTGCTGCGGTTTCTCGCACGCCGTCGCGCTGCTTTCGCGGGTCCTGCGCGAACGCGGAGTGACCGAAACGGCCTTCGAGAACCCCTCGCTGAACATCTACCGCGACATCGCCGCCGCGAACGGGCAGCGGATCCGGCCGGTGGACGTCGACGCGCAGGGGCTGCGAGTGTCCGAACTGGACAGTCCCGCGGTCGTGGTCACCGCCGCGCACCAGTACCCGCTGGGCGTCGCGCTCGCGCCCGAGCGGCGGGCGTCGCTGACCCGCTGGGCCGCGAAGACCGGCGCGATCGTCATCGAGGACGACTACGACGGCGAGTTCCGGTACGACCGCCAGCAGGTCGGCGCGCTCCAGGCGCTGGCGCCCGAGCACGTCGTCTACGCGGGCACGGCCAGCAAAACGCTCGCGCCCGCGCTGCGGCTGGCCTGGCTGGTGCTGCCGCGGGCGCTGGTCGAGCCGGTCCGCGCGGCGATGTTCGACAGCGGCGCGCGGCCGCCCCTGATCGACCAGCTCGCGCTGGCCGAGCTGATCACCTCCGGCGCCTACGACCGGCACGTCCGCCGGACCCGCACGGAGTACCGGGCCCGCCGCGACCGGCTGCTGGCCGCGCTGCCCGGCACCGTCCGTCCACAAGGGATCGCCGCCGGGCTGCACCTGCTGCTCATGCTGGACCGCCCGTCGAGCCCGAGCGAGGCCGAGGTGCTGGCCGCGTGCCGCCGCCGTTCGATCGGCGTCGAGGGCCTCACCCAGTGGTGGCACGGCGAACGCGGGCCGGGCGGGCTGATCGCCGGGTACGGCGCCCCGGCCGGCCACGCGTTCGCGGGTGCCACTCAGGCCCTGGTCGAGGCCCTGTGGGAGGTCACTTCCTGA
- a CDS encoding carboxymuconolactone decarboxylase family protein — translation MTTRIAIGRGVPGIYQAMAHLQGEVDKAAANAGVDGKLLELVKIRTSQINGCAFCLDMHTHDAIGMGESPRRIFVLEAWREAELYTEQERAALALTESMTRIADTKDVPEDVYAEAVRVFTEEQYRVVAWAIITINSWNRIAVPSHSPLPDRSA, via the coding sequence ATGACAACACGCATCGCGATCGGGCGCGGAGTGCCCGGCATCTACCAGGCCATGGCCCACCTGCAAGGCGAGGTCGACAAGGCGGCCGCGAACGCCGGGGTCGACGGGAAACTGCTCGAGCTGGTGAAGATCCGCACCTCGCAGATCAACGGCTGCGCCTTCTGCCTCGACATGCACACCCACGACGCCATCGGGATGGGCGAATCGCCCCGGCGGATCTTCGTGCTCGAAGCCTGGCGCGAAGCCGAGCTGTACACCGAGCAGGAGCGCGCGGCGCTGGCGCTGACCGAGTCGATGACCCGGATCGCCGACACCAAGGACGTGCCCGAGGACGTCTACGCCGAGGCCGTCCGGGTGTTCACCGAAGAGCAGTACCGGGTGGTCGCGTGGGCGATCATCACGATCAACTCGTGGAACCGCATCGCGGTCCCCAGCCACTCGCCGCTGCCGGACCGCAGCGCGTGA
- a CDS encoding isocitrate lyase/PEP mutase family protein produces the protein MSAGALRALHVPGRPLVLPNAWDADSARLVVEAGFPVVATSSAAVAAALGHPDGEAAPVDDMLAAAARIVAAVSVPVTVDAESGYGLAPADLAGRLLEIGVAGCNYEDTDHTGGGLRPIVEQAARVTELRKAAGDELVLNARVDAFIGAPDEAAVFDDAVARGRAYLEAGADCVYPILVRSPELLAEFVRQVGGPVNAAALPGGPGLAALAELGVARISLGTGLWRHLRGVLQDVLGGITEGRLPY, from the coding sequence GTGAGCGCCGGCGCACTGCGGGCGCTGCACGTGCCGGGGCGCCCACTGGTGCTGCCGAACGCCTGGGACGCCGATTCCGCGCGCCTGGTCGTCGAGGCCGGTTTCCCCGTGGTGGCAACGAGTTCCGCGGCCGTCGCGGCGGCGCTCGGCCACCCGGACGGCGAGGCCGCGCCGGTGGACGACATGCTCGCCGCCGCCGCGCGGATCGTCGCCGCGGTGTCCGTGCCGGTGACCGTCGACGCCGAGTCCGGCTACGGCCTGGCGCCGGCGGACCTCGCGGGGCGGCTGCTGGAGATCGGCGTGGCCGGCTGCAACTACGAGGACACCGACCACACCGGCGGTGGCCTTCGGCCGATCGTCGAGCAGGCCGCGCGCGTCACGGAGCTGCGCAAGGCCGCGGGTGACGAGCTGGTGCTGAACGCGCGGGTCGACGCGTTCATCGGCGCTCCCGACGAAGCGGCGGTGTTCGACGACGCCGTGGCCCGCGGCCGCGCGTACCTCGAGGCGGGCGCGGACTGCGTGTACCCGATCCTGGTGCGCTCGCCCGAATTGCTCGCTGAGTTCGTCCGCCAGGTCGGTGGTCCGGTGAATGCGGCCGCACTGCCGGGCGGGCCGGGGCTTGCCGCGCTCGCCGAGCTGGGGGTGGCGCGGATTTCCCTGGGCACGGGGCTGTGGCGGCACTTGCGCGGAGTGCTGCAGGACGTCCTCGGCGGCATAACCGAGGGACGGCTGCCTTATTGA